A part of Tachyglossus aculeatus isolate mTacAcu1 unplaced genomic scaffold, mTacAcu1.pri SUPER_34, whole genome shotgun sequence genomic DNA contains:
- the SRSF2 gene encoding LOW QUALITY PROTEIN: serine/arginine-rich splicing factor 2 (The sequence of the model RefSeq protein was modified relative to this genomic sequence to represent the inferred CDS: deleted 1 base in 1 codon), which produces MSYGRPPPDVEGMTSLKVDNLTYRTSPDTLRRVFEKYGRVGDVYIPRDRYTKESRGFAFVRFHDKRDAEDAMDAMDGAVLDGRELRVQMARYGRPPDSHHSRRGPPPRRYGGGGYGRRSRSPRRRRRSRSRSRSRSRSRSRSRYSRSKSRSRTRSRSRSTSKSRSARRSKSKSSSVSRSRSRSRSRSRSRSPPPVSKRESKSRSRSKSPPKSPEEEGAVSS; this is translated from the exons ATGAGTTACGGCCGCCCT CCCCCCGACGTGGAGGGGATGACCTCCCTGAAGGTGGACAACCTCACCTACCGCACGTCGCCCGACACCCTGCGCCGCGTGTTCGAGAAGTACGGCCGGGTGGGCGACGTGTACATCCCCCGGGACCGCTACACCAAGGAGTCCCGCGGCTTCGCCTTCGTCCGCTTCCACGACAAGCGCGACGCGGAGGACGCCATGGACGCCATGGACGGGGCCGTGCTGGACGGGCGCGAGCTGCGGGTGCAGATGGCCCGCTACGGCCGCCCGCCGGACTCGCACCACAGCCGCCGGGGGCCGCCGCCCCGCAGGTACGGGGGAGGCGGCTACGGACGCCGGAGCCGAAG CCCGAGACGCCGCCGCCGCAGCCGCTCCCgcagccggagccggagccgctCCCGCAGCCGGTCCCGCTACAGCCGCTCCAAGTCCCGCTCCCGCACCCGTTCCCGCTCCCGGTCCACCTCCAAGTCCCGCTCGGCCCGCCGCTCCAAGTCCAAGTCGTCGTCCGTGTCTCGCTCCCGGTCCCGCTCCCGATCCCGGTCCCGCTCCCGCAGCCCGCCGCCGGTGTCCAAAAGGGAGTCCAAGTCCCGCTCCCGCTCCAAGAGCCCCCCGAAGTCGCCCGAGGAGGAAGGAGCCGTGTCGTCGTAG